The segment tactAACATCTATTTCTTGACATACTGCTCCaaacttactgatataaaaattttaattaaactttatttgaagtactacttgtgcacaatgctaagttcttaatattaagcttaaaatatgtttttatgtcacTGTTATTCAGGGCCTAAGAACTATTAATCTCAGATctcaaaaaaggtttttatcagttttatcaGTGTGCAACTGATTATGTAAGAATCTTCCACCCACCCAGTCTGAAATTCTTGGTTTACAGGCTTTACCTGATGTTTTCCTTGATAAAGATCACACAGTTTCATCACTGTCGTGCTGCATCCttcatgcaaacaaaaaacaaaagtgttcaTTTAGCACTTTTAAAATGTCGTTTTTAAACCTAATGCAGTTATATGCTTCCAAATGTTAATGCATCAACAAGTACCTTTCAAATTTGGAAATCCAGAGAGAATTTCCGCTCTTGGTGGTATTTTAGAAAGCAAACAAGTATTGTCTAAATGGatttatatcttaatattaagttcttaatattaagtttaaaatatgttttaatgtcactactgatgttaaaggatgtttagatatttgtacactgtaaaaaacaatttgctgagtcaacttaaaataatttgtaacctggctgccttaaaatgttaagttcggtcaactcaaaaaaagtttatttaacttaaaatgttaaattatactaagtgacaacttagatatttgatttgaatcaacttaaaattttaaggcagctgggttacttacccatctgttaagtttagcaaacacaaatatctaagttgttacttagtacaacttaacatttcaagttgactgaattttaaggcagcagggtaacaaattattttaagttgactcaacaaactgtgttttttattttttacagtgtactggaaaacaatacaacaatactgaaaaatattcatttttacagtgcatgcaacatttaatgtcaTGACTTTCTGCTCCAATTTAAGACCTTTTAAGGCCTTAATTTGTGGAAAGGGGCTAATTAAAACCTTTCAAGACTAGCAGAAACCCTGTAAGTAGGGTTATTCAGGGCCTAAGAACTATTAATCTCAGAtctcaaaaaagttttttatcagttttatcaGTGTGCAACTGATTATGTAAGAATCTTCCACCCACCCAGTCTGAAATTCTTGGTTTACAGGCTTTACCTGATGTTTTCCTTGATAAAGATCACACAGTTTCATCACTGTCGTGCTGCATCCttcatgcaaacaaaaaaaaaaaagtgttaatttagCACTTTTAAAATGTCGTTTTTAAACTTAATGCAGTTATATGCTTCCAAATGTTAATGCATCAACAAGTACCTTTCAAATTTGGAAATCCAGAGAGAATTTCCGCTCTTGGCGGTATTTTAGAAAGCAAACAAGTATTGTCTAAATGGatttatatcttaatattaagttcttaatattaagtttaaaatatgttttaatgtcacttgaaataatttgtaacttggctgccttaaaatgttatgttcggtcaactcaaaaaaggtttattcaacttaaaatgttaaattatactaagtgacaacttagatatttgatttgaatcaacttaaaattttagcgcagctgggttacttacccatctgttaagtttagcaaacacaaatatctaagttgttacttagtacaacttaacatttcaagttgactaaacttattttagttgactgaacttaaaattttaaggcagcagggtaacaaattattttaagctgactcaacaaattgtgttctttattttttacattgtactggaaaacaatacaacaatactgaaaaatattcatttttacagtgcatgcaGCATTCAATGTCATGACTTTCTGCTCCAATTTAAGACCTTTTAAGGCCTTAATTTGTGGAAAGGGGCTAATTAATTTCAAGACTAGCAGAAACCCTGTAAGTAGGGTTATTCAGGGCCTAAGAACTATTAATCTCAGATCTCAAAAAAggttttatcagttttatcaGTGTGCAATTGATTCTGTAAGAATCTTCCACCCACCCAGTCTGAAATTCTTGATTTACAGGCTTTACCTGATGTTTTCCTCGATAAAGATCACACAGTTTCATCACTGTCATGCTGCATCCttcatgcaaacaaaaaacgaAAGTGTTCATTTAGCACTTTTAAAATGTCGTTTTTAAACCTAATGCAGTTATATGCTTCCAAATGTTAATGCATCAACAAGTACCTTTCAAAGTTGGAAATCCAGAGAGAATTTCCGCTCTTGGTGGTATTTTAGAAAGCAAACAAGTATTGTCTAAATGGATTTATATCTTATTTCAGGTAATTGTTGTGGAGAAGTGCTGCAATTCACGTGAGAAACTGAAAAAGACCAAAGATAGCAGGAAACGTTCTTAAACTGAATAACCTATAATCTACTAATTCGGAGATGTCTATTATTTGCAACAAGATTTTTTAACCCACATTGAACTTTGCTGTCAGACACAGGACATTTGGCACTGAACTgcgatgaataaaaagaaagaaaccagGTAGTAATACTCTAAACCTGTTAACCTCTATTGGAGGCAATGACAGGCTTTGCAAGTGTGTGAGGAGGTATTTGCTTTGACGAgtgtaaatttcacatttaaaccaTGATTTCTCGGAAGAGGGTTTTATTACCTGACATTTAAAAGGCAGGTATATACTTTAGCTTTActaaatttttttaagtaaagctatttacaatattagaaaagatttctcaaataaatgctgttcttttgaactttatattcctATAAAAAATGACCATGGTTTCCACGAAAATATTAaccagcacaaatgttttcaacattgatgataataaatcTATCTTAAGCAGCatgtcagcatattagaacgatttctaaAGGATTGTGAGTTCTAATTGTATGATTTAATCATGTAATTGGTATAGTAATCACAGTGTTGCTCTCTTTTATGTCTCTATTATGTTTTTGACATTCAACCCAAACAACAGACTGCAGCATTAGTTTATTGTGGTAACGAAACTTCCCACAAGAAAATAGTGCATGACAGACAATAAAATGAACTgcttgttctttttgttttcacatgCCACTTAAGGGCAGGTAAATAGACTGTACTACAACAACAGACCGGTATGGGGAAACGACtgttaaataaacatcaaaGAAATGAGACGTGAATTATCTGATCTGAAATTCTGTGCTGATAGAAACTACTagagactaaaaaaaaacttttgcttTCAGTTATGATAGCTCTAGAAAatcattttctattaaaatattacgtTTTCAGATCAGTCAATTAAATCTTCATCTTCAGTGAACCAATTTTAAGTCCAGGACTTATAGTTCTTGAatagaagcagagagtttatacCTTTTTCAACAATTCGGTTCAAAACTGTCTACACTGGGTAATAGTGGAGGTAGagtttaaaatttatattgtacattgaaaaacacattaaaatggaGAACGCTTGTTGTGACATAAACTGCCATATCTGCTGACATGACCGAAGTGGAGAACGGATCTAAAATGAAGAgcaattttatgcttttcagcTTGAAACAACACAATGGCGAAAGAAgctcaatgaaaataaacaacttcaaaatctggcTTTGTCCTTTGTATTTCTTATTAATTACAGATTCATAATTTCCGATCCACATGGATTTGTAAGTGCTCACGCTATGAATAACAGGTTTGGAATTTAATCTGTGATATGACTTGTTGCAATCACTGTCATTGTTCATAAAGCAACTCATCTGATTTACTGTTAAGCAGCTCTTTGTAAGAAATCGtgtatttgttcaatttaagtcCAGTAAAACGTATTGCACTTCATCCCTTAATGAAATTAGGGCAATAtgatacattattaaatacattagcgcTTACTTTACTTTGCGCTACACCACCACCTGCATCGTCTTTACACAGACTAAACTTACTAGAGAAGCGTGACATAATAtatcatgtaaataaatgtaattttaaattcatgtcttCATGTCGCACACTTTAATGCTTGTTGAATGGAACATATACGCTGTTGTCGAACTGGAATCAAGGCAGAATATTTAAAGTTCGCAGGGCacttacttttgaatagaacagacatctgagatacacacaaaatgtgcagagcggtgGTTCACTTACATGATCAACAGTAGAAGGCGGCtgtatgatttctgtgagttCTGTGTTCTGGCCACATGACTCAGTGCTCGAATAAACGCAATGGGCTCCAATATTAGTACAATTATTCTAAGCAAGTGCAAGCAgctcttaaaaacattaacgcAAATACAGTTGTTTTTTCCTCTAGTGATTTGTGTTTAACGTCATTGTACGCTATTTAGCGTGTCCTAAAACATGGTGGCGACTACCAGAATGCAATGCGCAGAGACGTCAATTCCCAAGCTCTATACAGcttttttttagctgtacaaaacagcttgttttgctgcttggtattgcaaattggtgtgtcttgccatattattttaatgtgttatttactGCAGTGAATTCTGAAAAGTAGAGAGCTGTCATTCttgttctgtaaaaaaaaataataataataaaaataaataaataagaagaaataaGAAGTCATTTTAGTTCTTTTTTGGGTGACAAAGTGTTAGTTGGGTGAACACCTTCTCTAGTTTCTAGTTATGGAAGAATAACTCGTTTTGAGAGCTGTATTAAGTGTTTTGGTAGTTTTAGTGCATTTTCGATGCAAAATATGAAGAAATGAGATGTATCTCAAGAAATGGGTCCTAGTTATTGTAAAAGGTGCTAATAAACAATTTTGCATTTGTCCACTAGGTGGCAGGCCAGCATTATAATGCTTTTGAGAATAACAGTACATgcagaaacaacataaaaaaggcCACTGAGCAGCCATCAGTGTTTTCCGTTAACATTTTATCATCTGATTCAACCTTCTACAAAGCTGAAGACAGGGttaccaaacttttgaccagtggATATCAATTTATGACCTTTCTTGACTATCATGATTGCAAGACAAGGATATATATGCCTTCTTTTATAGGTGGCAATCTTTAAAATGAATTGGTTTGGGGGAAAAAGTATATTGTCTAAtaaaaatacacgttttttttttccaggatcaCGTTACTTCTTTTTCAAAagactttgtgtttttttgactGTGAGAtcaatatgcaaaaataaacatcatgatttctttacaaaagcacaaagttaAGTGGTTAAGTACGTGTTTGCATAAAAATAGACCCAAATTTAAACTTCTACTAAACCTAAATTTGTAATAAGATAACAGAGACATCTTTAAGGGTTGTGACAACCTGAAAACAtgtgaatattctgttaaaTTATCAAGCAAGcaagtttatttaaatgcatattatttttctatGGAGCTTCACACTCAATGTGccgtaaatataaaaaaactgaacaattttaatgaaaagtggCTATTTTGCTTACTATTTGTTGACTAAACACAAACAGAATCATACTGAACAAATAAGGAAATCACTGACATCTTATACACAGCATATACCATATGTTTACATGCATTGCTTCAGTTTCAATTCACTCTCAGTCTTTCCTAATGAATGTTTGATACCTGCTGGATATGTAACTTGGCCTTTAAATGGCATCGATTTTCTTACCTGACGCTCCATTCTAGGGCGCCACTTAACAAGCAGTTGTTCCAATCATTATGGGCTCCTGAGTCACACGGCACGGCGGGAGACTAATTAATCGATCAAACTTGGGTAAAAGCTGGTTATACTGTAGAATGAGATGATGATCAAAAATTAACAGACTGTACGTTTCATCAACATGGAAAATTTTAGACAAAGACTAAAAACCCATGTTTTTCATACACATGAACATAAAACACACAGTACTGGCATTAAGCAGTGAAGTATGTATTGTGCACAGCTCAGTACAAATCTTCCTTTGGTTTAAAGAGGACTAACAGCTAATCACATTAAAGTCAAAAAAATACAACGTCTGCGCCGAGGCTACGCTGTGCGACTACGCAAGTAAATTGGATTCTGAATTCTTCTATAAATACCTTTTTAATTAGTTGAGCAAGAAGTATCTGCCAACATTACTTAATCCTGAGGTCTGAAAATAAAGGGgatcagattttaaaaataacatggacTAGATAAACTTCACTCAAGATCTTAATGCACAAGATAAATCAGCACTAATACAGTTTTCTAAAGTGCCTGTGAGACACCATAAAGATCTGTCTGTATGcttaaataaagaaaaccatGTGCAAGTTTAAGATGGAATAAGCCAACATTATGCATTTTCAACATAAAGTGCTTGTTACAAAACAGCCTAAAAACCCAAATAAAACACAAgcattgtttaaattatttattataataaatatattgtatatacacTAATTTAACATACAAttcatatatacaaataaactatagcagactgttttttttcaaaatacaccTAAGGCCCATTTTCAAGAGTACAGGCAGTCAAAGATGGGCCATCTTCAGAAACATAAACCAATAGCTCGCAGACGGACTAACAAGAATATCTTGATGTAAATCCTCAGAAGGTCAGGAAACACAATGAGCAACCTTAAATAAGTCACCTACTTATATAAACTGTGAAACAAATACCTGTTTAATATGCACAACCTGCTGAGGGTCACAAAAGTTGTCATTTTCAGGTTGTAGGTGTTCACCGAGCGATGAAACGGCCGGTTAGTGATGCGTCAAAAGAGTGACAATTTAGGATCACAGCTAAAATTAAAGCTTTTATGAAACAATCCCACTTTTGTTTGTAATCTGTCCAGTTTTTACCTTCATAGGTTGAGGAACCAGTCACCACTGAAGGAGTTTTTATTCCTTTTGGCTATTCCCTTTAAACACTGATGCTTTTTACTAATACTCATCGAGGTGATCTGCTTTTCTCCACACGAGAGGCCTACGGTAGCAACGTGTTGCTTCCTCCATAAGAAAATCTAAAGCCCTGAGCCACTGTCATCCACATACACATCTTCATCCATTATAGATTAATCACTAGATACCCCAGAATTCCAGCTATGAGCAAAACAGCGGTGAAAACGATCCCTGCAAATACTTTCATCAACCCAGTTTCTCCTTCCACCGTTTCTTTGGGTTCCTCCTCGCAGATCGAGATGACACCAACTGATGAATTCCCAACACTGACGGTGGATTTCAACTCGGCTCCCGCCTCTTGTTTGGCCTCGACTGCCCACGGAGCCACCTGGACCTTCATCTCCATCTCCTCCATCATCTGGTCCACCTGAGCGATCTCGGTCTCCAGCTCTTTGAGGTCCACCGTGTCGATGTTGGCGTCGGCTTCGTACTTCATGTTCTGGACGCTCATGGCCCGAGCCGCCACGGTAGTGGTGCTGCCGGTCATCCCTGTCTGGATGAGGTGTCTCGTTGGCACTTTGAGAGGAAAATCCTGCCCGATCTCCAAGGATCGCTTCATGTCCACCTCCAGGAGCTCCATGCTGCTGGTGAAGAGCACCCAGAGGCGCTCGTATTCGGCTCGGTCATCTTTGCTGATGCTTTTGTCCTTTAGAAGAGCCGTGAGTTTAGTCCTGTTGGCCACGGCCAGCTCCTGGGCTTTCTTTCGGGTCTTTTTAAGTTCCTCCCGCAGGTTTTGGGAGTCAGATGTGCTCCCCAAAGCGATGACCAGATGCCTGTAGCAAGCTGTGACTTTGTTCAGCGCGTCCAACATGGTCTTGCATTCGTCTTTGCCCATGTTTGCGCAGAGACACGGATAAGTTTTTCACCGAAAATCCACAAAACAGCCCGAGGCTAGTGAAAAGCACAATGGATGATAGTGTCTTTTAGTTTCCACGGGAGCAGAGCAGCCATACGAGTGCACTCAtcatcaacatcatcatcatcgctCTCGTCATTGCAAATTCCTCACCATCCATGTTCCCTGTTGATGCAGACAGACAGCAGCAGTCGGGCTTATCACTAAATGGATCCCTAAACGGCTTTAGTTGCGCTGCCGGAGATTATACGGCTTCAGCATGCCCGCATGAATTTAAAACGTCGCCTCTCTTCTTCTTTTCGCGCAACGTGCATGCCATTTCAAACATAACAGGTGTTCATTTTAAAACTCTAAATAGAACGTCTACCTCCATGACGTCACAAAGGCATTCCGAGAGAGAGCAATGTAAACGGATTCTCCGAAAACGGAATGTAAACAAACGCTTGCGCGTTCTAAACGCGCCGTGGTTGTTGGCGTGTATTGTTTGTCGGTGATGGTGGTGATGATGCTGAGTTTTCAGAAGGCAGCGGCAGCGGCAGCGGCAATCCGTTATTCGCCCGTCATCGCTGATACGAGCTTAAATACGAGTAAACGCTTGCCAGTGAAATAACCAGTCTAGCACTCACATCCTGGAAGATCAGCCAAACCTGTCGCGATTGGTCGGCCGATACCATTTGATACTGCTTTTTATAGATCtctcaaatgtatttatttagatttttgtttttgatatacCAACAACATGCTTTGATATAAAACATGCTTTCATAAAACATAACAGGCTATAAACCGAGCTTCTTTTTTGTGCTTTGCATGATCATTTTCCACAGTAGgctaaatgttttgtaacagtGAAGGAACAGGTGGCAGTgctacctttaaaaaaaaaaaaaaagaaagaacatgcAGTCCAATATTTAATCAGAGCTGATATTCATAAACCATTACTCTGATGGCATGCCTGAAAAGGTCTGTATCAAATATAGTTGTTCCGTTACAAATTTAGATTATTCTCAAGTAGTTTTGGAACACCTTACAACTTTATCCCAGCTTGGAAGTGTTGGTGCTGAGTGGCTTATAGGGTTTATTTAGTTAACAAGCAAAGCTTACAAGAGCTTGGGctttaactgaaaatgtaattctTATTTTAGATGatgcaaaaatatcataattaggTTTTAACAGTTGTGTGCCTTACATCAAATAGAAAcggaaaatatattatattattcaatgTTTGTGAAGAGATGCACAATATATCTTCACAGAGTTTCCTGAAGCATGTCCCATGAGGACTAGATGGAATAGTGTACTTTTAAGTACAGGTTGTCCAATGCCAGATGCTCTGGAACAACAACCAAAGCTTTTAAACAAGAAGTCTACGtgacttttattgtattttatattttcgaCTCTATTTTAAGACTCTATTTTAAGTCCTTTCTAGTTTCTTTCTTTATCTCAAGGTTTTAGAagcactgattttattttaaactttaaaatatactttacacaaaaataaaattgttgtcatcatttactcaccctccaaacctgtatgagtttcttgcTTCTGTTGAACactaaaataagacattttaaagaatgctgTTAATCAAGCACTTAATTTTACACGTGCAATGTTAATTAAGATTTCCTGCACGGAAAATGTGATGTAGTAATGTAGCTTTCATGAACATTTCTCTCTAACCCTTAGAAGATTCTTAATGTTAGAATTTTGTGAGTCATTCACTCCCAGAGGAAGAATGTGTCATGTTCATTTAGggttttttaaaatggaaaagctgaattggactaaaaataaagttcactaaaaataaaaaatgtgattttttttgtgcTATGCCTTTAGCATTGTGTGATTTTCAGTTAAAGAACTAGGCTTTGTTTTCTATATGGGTCACTTTCACTTAATCACCATTGGCAACCACTCAGCCATGTGCTACTTTCAAAAGCATCTCATTTCAAAACATCTTATGTCAGATTGGGTCTCTCATTAACAGACTGCCACTTGTTTGATACAATGAATCCAGAGCCAGTATTAGATATAATGCTTGCCGTGAGTACTTGTGCAATGACAAATGACATGGATttcaaaaacagacagaaagatttACATTAATCATTCTCTCTCTAatcattctctctctgtccgtctgtctgtctatctatctgtctatctatctatctatccgtccgtccgtccgtccgtctgttTATTtacctatctgtctgtctgctggtTGTCTGTCCAACGATTCGTTCCaatgtccatccatctatttgtCCATACACCtgaccatccatccatctatccctccgtccatctgtcctcccatccatccatccatccatccaactatCTGTCCATTCATCTGCCCAACCATTCTTTTATCTATCCCTTCGTCCATCCAacaatccatccatctgtctgtccatccatcctcccatctgtccgtccgtccgtccatccatctgaccatccatctttccatctatccgtccatctatctgtccatccatccatctatacgTCCGTCCCTCCAACCATccttccatctatccatccatttatctgtACGTCCATCcgaccatccattcatccatctatccatctatccatccatccatctctgtccatccattcgTCCAACCATCGATCAATTTATCCATCCGTGcaaccatctatccatccatctatctgtccgtccgtccatccatccctccatccatccttccatctatccatccatttatctgtACGTCTGTCtgaccatccattcatccatctatccatctatccatccatccatctctgtcCATCCGTTCGTCCAACCATCGATCAATTTATCCATCCGTGCAACCATCTATCCacccatctgtctgtccgtccaaccaaccatccatctgtccttctgtccatctgcctgtccatccatctatccatccatccatccatcggtccatctatctgtccgaccatccatccatctatctatccatctgtccaaccatccatctatctatccgtccatccatccgtacaaccatccatctatctatctatccgtccatctgtctgttcatccatccatttatctgtccgtctgtccaaccatccatccatttatctatccatccatctgaccatccatccgtccatctatttgtccatccgtccgtccagccatccatccatccatctgtttgtctgtctgatctatctgtccatccatccatttatctgtCCATTCATCCGACTATCCAtttatctgtccgtctgtccgaCATCCATCTATTTCTCTATCTATacgtccgtccatctgtccgtccattTGTCCCTATGTCcgtccaaccatccatccatctatctgtctgtccatctatctatctatctatccatagAGAGAAATAAATGGGGTGAGTATTTCCTCTAAACTGAATGAGAGAGCATGTGGAGTTGAGAATgccaaatatatttgaataaaggATTAGTCATGCATTAATAAGGAggaaatattgatttttctccGTTTACCCTATCCTCAGAGCATATGCAGATACAGATCCACACAGGCTGTGTAATGGGTATCACAAATGTCGTGAGCAGGATCCCAGACTGGGGCAACCCTCAGCTGCAGCTTTGCTTCTGTTATGTCACTGTTGTCCCTGTGAGAAAGACGCCTCACCCCAGGTTTCATCCAGTGGGACTGTCTATGCAATTAGCTCACTGGGAGATGCTCCGAATAAAACACTGCTAAATAACAATTAACTTACAGACTGCCTCTGCCTTGTTTTAATTGATAATCACAGTGTCTTTAACATGTTTGTAGAAGGAACCTAGTTCCCTTTCAATTGAGTAgcatattgttttattgtacaATAAGAGCCATGATGAGACTTCACCTGCTGGGAGACCCAGAGGAAAAAACATTCACATTACCCTGCTGTGTGAATACAGAATAGGATATGCCACTGCATCTGCTGCCCCATAGGGTGAAAAAACAGCACGTCCCTGCAGGCCACTGGCTGAGTCGACTTCCCATCACTTCTGCCAGCTGTGCCACCCCAATATGCCCACCCTAAGAGACTTCATAAGGGTGATTAAAATACAGTCTATACTTGTAAACaattatcagtgttttaaataatgagCAGCACATTTCTGCAACAAActgaatatatatgtatgaattCATGCATGCACCATCCTGCAATGCAATTCAGATTTAATTTGAGCAACAATGTAGTCTATTTCATTTAATGTTACCTCATCTGACACCATCTGTTCAAAACCTAATCATGACATCTGGTGCTGTcagcttatttttgttttcacgAGTACCATTACAAATTTCATATTCAATTCTGCTTTGAGCTGATTTGATCTCCCATAGCCACTGAGAAAATCATGTAGTACACTGATGCACAACCAACCATGCTCAGGGAAAATGTAGCTTGATGCTCAATGGCTCTTCTTCAGTAGATGGAGAGGTG is part of the Labeo rohita strain BAU-BD-2019 chromosome 18, IGBB_LRoh.1.0, whole genome shotgun sequence genome and harbors:
- the si:ch73-167i17.6 gene encoding regulator of G-protein signaling 9-binding protein gives rise to the protein MGKDECKTMLDALNKVTACYRHLVIALGSTSDSQNLREELKKTRKKAQELAVANRTKLTALLKDKSISKDDRAEYERLWVLFTSSMELLEVDMKRSLEIGQDFPLKVPTRHLIQTGMTGSTTTVAARAMSVQNMKYEADANIDTVDLKELETEIAQVDQMMEEMEMKVQVAPWAVEAKQEAGAELKSTVSVGNSSVGVISICEEEPKETVEGETGLMKVFAGIVFTAVLLIAGILGYLVINL